One Natrinema halophilum genomic window carries:
- a CDS encoding response regulator yields MARSNGQTDQPRTILVVEDNPGDARLIREVYDALDLTERLRIVSTGSDALDFVNQRDEYADAPETDLVILDWHLPDMGGSDILEELNADPAHNHIPVIVSTGQLAEQEVRKVYEKNANACITKPNGPDELKEIILSIEAFWVSTARLPTVDDGNR; encoded by the coding sequence ATGGCCCGTTCGAACGGACAGACGGATCAGCCACGAACCATCTTGGTCGTGGAGGACAATCCGGGCGATGCGAGACTTATACGGGAGGTGTACGACGCGCTGGATCTCACCGAAAGACTTCGCATCGTCTCGACCGGGTCCGACGCACTCGACTTCGTAAACCAGCGTGACGAGTACGCCGACGCTCCAGAGACGGACCTCGTTATCCTCGATTGGCACCTTCCGGACATGGGCGGGAGTGACATTTTGGAAGAACTGAACGCCGACCCCGCCCACAATCACATTCCCGTTATCGTCTCGACCGGACAGCTTGCCGAACAGGAAGTTCGCAAGGTATATGAAAAAAACGCGAATGCCTGCATCACGAAACCGAACGGGCCCGACGAACTCAAGGAGATCATTCTATCGATCGAGGCGTTCTGGGTGTCAACGGCCAGGCTTCCAACTGTTGACGACGGTAACCGGTAA
- a CDS encoding response regulator — MGTGSPEAIILLVEDNPGDVRLIEEAFSDGNITNPLRTVTDGRAALDFIHQRGEYEDAPRPDIVLLDLNLPKVGGEDVLHEIKHHPELDHVPVIVLTGVDERLIESRDLDHDSDEDAVLEKPVDTGDFVEVIQSFESFRLAIMRED, encoded by the coding sequence ATGGGCACCGGGTCACCAGAGGCGATAATACTGCTAGTAGAAGACAATCCTGGTGATGTTCGCCTCATCGAAGAAGCGTTCTCGGACGGCAACATCACGAACCCGCTTCGCACCGTCACCGATGGCCGAGCAGCGCTCGATTTCATCCATCAACGTGGAGAGTACGAGGACGCTCCTCGACCGGACATTGTACTGCTAGACCTGAACCTGCCAAAAGTTGGAGGTGAAGACGTTCTACACGAAATCAAACACCATCCCGAGTTGGATCATGTCCCGGTGATCGTCCTGACCGGAGTGGACGAAAGATTGATCGAATCTCGAGATCTCGATCATGATTCGGATGAAGATGCAGTCCTCGAAAAACCGGTTGACACCGGCGACTTCGTCGAGGTAATTCAGTCGTTCGAGTCGTTTCGATTAGCAATTATGCGAGAGGACTGA
- a CDS encoding RNA-guided endonuclease InsQ/TnpB family protein: MDVRRTVPVALDVDSDDAVLLEDTVNTFLWSAQYVVDHAFKGEYVTTSKTTLDDETYDEVREKTDGFNGGLVQAARNKAAEACKSVVARWKNGKKASKPTFTSPHVVYDKRTATFHDEYVSLATTDGRIEADYVLPDEDSDTPHSEYLFSDEYETTGAELHYRDGSWVLHIHCKKEGESDTSEKATPENGTVLGVDLGVNNLAVASTGTFWTGDEFDHWRQEYEKRRGSLQQCGTHWAHENIQAVGRKEEGRFKLMLYRISNELVAEARENECTVIAFEDLTDIRERTGASWGHKWAFDRLYEYVEYKAAEHGIKVEQVDPENTSRRCSHCGFTHPDNRDGEGFECLKCEYENHADYNAAKNIGLRYLRRRQNAGDGGVPLGVRLNSGMMNVNGGYSPAATEARTGVHAESHDCSRG; this comes from the coding sequence ATGGACGTACGGCGTACCGTCCCCGTTGCACTCGACGTGGACAGTGATGACGCCGTACTCCTCGAAGACACCGTTAATACGTTCCTCTGGTCGGCTCAATACGTCGTAGACCACGCCTTCAAAGGCGAGTACGTCACCACCAGCAAGACGACGCTGGACGACGAAACCTACGACGAGGTGCGCGAGAAAACGGACGGGTTCAACGGCGGCCTCGTCCAAGCAGCGAGGAACAAAGCAGCGGAAGCCTGCAAAAGTGTCGTGGCACGCTGGAAGAACGGGAAGAAAGCCAGCAAACCAACGTTCACCAGTCCGCACGTCGTCTACGACAAGCGCACCGCGACGTTCCACGACGAGTACGTGAGCCTCGCCACCACAGACGGTCGAATCGAAGCTGACTACGTGCTACCCGACGAGGACAGTGACACACCGCACTCCGAATACCTGTTTTCAGACGAGTACGAAACCACGGGTGCGGAATTGCACTACCGCGACGGCAGCTGGGTACTTCACATCCATTGCAAGAAGGAAGGAGAGTCTGACACGTCGGAGAAGGCAACACCTGAGAACGGAACGGTTCTCGGGGTTGACCTCGGCGTGAACAACCTCGCTGTCGCTTCGACGGGCACATTCTGGACGGGCGACGAGTTCGACCACTGGCGACAAGAGTACGAGAAACGACGTGGCTCGCTCCAACAGTGCGGGACGCACTGGGCACACGAGAACATACAGGCCGTTGGACGGAAAGAGGAAGGGCGGTTCAAGCTGATGCTCTACCGCATCAGCAACGAACTCGTCGCTGAAGCTCGTGAGAACGAGTGTACGGTCATCGCCTTCGAGGACTTGACTGACATCCGTGAACGGACTGGTGCGTCGTGGGGGCACAAATGGGCGTTCGACCGTCTCTACGAGTACGTCGAGTACAAGGCAGCGGAACACGGCATCAAGGTTGAGCAGGTTGACCCCGAGAACACGTCACGGCGATGCTCGCACTGCGGATTCACCCATCCCGATAACCGTGATGGTGAGGGCTTCGAGTGTCTGAAGTGTGAGTACGAGAATCACGCGGACTACAACGCTGCGAAGAACATCGGTTTACGGTATCTCCGTCGCAGGCAAAATGCAGGCGATGGAGGCGTACCCTTGGGCGTGCGCTTGAACAGTGGGATGATGAACGTGAACGGAGGCTATTCTCCTGCCGCAACGGAGGCCAGAACGGGAGTCCACGCTGAATCCCACGACTGCAGTCGTGGGTAG
- a CDS encoding putative RNA uridine N3 methyltransferase produces the protein MTVSVLVPSSLTREAEDKREATRKLGYVARAATIFRADRLVVYPDRDGETGRFDGGFVNTVLRYAATPPYLRNEVWGMRDELEYAGVLPPLRAVSQTGSESNGSGSLRQGIVTEVGPEGRVRVNCGMQHPISLNVPPKMAVEEGERVTVRISSRRPVRAKLEAVPLPGLTIEQTDLQAALGREDAGVRIAASRFGAELTVGRLETLAGRVDRDGMTVAFGAPERGLPAILGIEASAVGAAQDAAGDGDDGVEPTADPGFDLWLNTVPDQGSEVVRTEEALFATLAPLSLRE, from the coding sequence ATGACCGTCAGCGTACTCGTGCCGTCGTCGCTCACCCGGGAAGCCGAGGACAAACGCGAGGCAACTCGCAAACTCGGATACGTCGCCCGCGCGGCGACTATTTTCCGGGCCGATCGTCTGGTCGTCTATCCCGATCGGGACGGCGAAACCGGACGATTCGACGGCGGGTTCGTAAACACCGTCTTGCGGTACGCCGCAACGCCCCCGTACCTTCGCAACGAGGTCTGGGGGATGCGGGACGAACTGGAGTACGCGGGCGTCTTGCCGCCGCTCCGCGCGGTGTCACAGACCGGCTCCGAATCGAACGGTTCGGGGTCGTTAAGACAAGGGATCGTGACCGAGGTCGGACCTGAAGGGCGCGTCCGGGTCAATTGCGGCATGCAACACCCGATCTCCCTCAACGTACCGCCGAAAATGGCGGTCGAGGAGGGAGAGCGCGTGACCGTCAGGATCTCTTCGCGACGACCGGTCCGGGCGAAGCTCGAGGCCGTCCCCCTTCCGGGGCTCACAATCGAGCAGACGGACCTGCAGGCAGCACTCGGCCGTGAGGACGCTGGCGTCCGTATCGCGGCCTCCCGATTCGGTGCAGAACTTACCGTCGGGCGGCTCGAGACGCTGGCCGGACGCGTCGACCGTGACGGGATGACCGTCGCGTTCGGCGCGCCCGAGAGAGGGCTGCCGGCTATCCTCGGAATCGAGGCATCTGCCGTCGGCGCTGCACAGGACGCAGCCGGCGACGGGGATGACGGAGTCGAACCCACTGCCGATCCGGGGTTCGACCTCTGGCTAAACACGGTTCCGGATCAGGGAAGCGAGGTCGTGCGAACGGAGGAGGCTCTGTTCGCGACCCTCGCTCCCCTCTCACTGAGAGAGTGA
- a CDS encoding 50S ribosomal protein L3: MPQANRPRKGSLGFGPRKRASSEIPRFNSWPDDDGQPTLQGFAGYKAGMSHVVMVDDQANSPTEGMEQTVPVTIVETPPMRAVALRAYEDTPYGMKPITEVWTDEFVPELDRVLDLPGDDYDDDAAADELRGLAEEGRVDDVRVITHTVPGDVPSVPKKKPDVMETRVGGGSVDERVDFALDTVENGGEHVMNDVFRAGEYVDASGVTKGKGTQGPVKRWGVQKRKGKHARQGWRRRIGNLGPWNPSRVRSTVPQQGQTGYHQRTELNKRLVDIGDGADATVDGGFVNYGEVDGPHALIKGSLPGPEKRLVRFRPAIRPGGQPRLDPEVRYVSTASNQG; encoded by the coding sequence ATGCCACAAGCAAATAGACCACGCAAAGGCTCACTCGGGTTCGGCCCACGGAAGCGCGCCTCATCGGAGATTCCGCGCTTTAATTCGTGGCCGGACGACGACGGACAGCCGACGCTGCAGGGCTTCGCGGGCTACAAGGCCGGCATGTCCCACGTCGTTATGGTCGACGATCAAGCGAATTCGCCGACCGAGGGGATGGAACAGACCGTTCCCGTAACGATCGTGGAGACGCCGCCGATGCGCGCCGTTGCACTGCGAGCGTACGAAGACACGCCGTACGGTATGAAGCCGATAACCGAGGTCTGGACCGACGAGTTCGTTCCCGAACTCGATCGCGTCCTCGACCTTCCCGGTGACGATTACGACGACGACGCTGCCGCAGACGAACTCCGCGGCCTCGCGGAGGAGGGCCGCGTCGACGACGTACGCGTCATCACCCACACGGTTCCGGGGGACGTTCCCTCGGTGCCAAAGAAGAAACCTGACGTGATGGAGACGCGCGTCGGCGGCGGTTCCGTCGACGAACGCGTCGACTTCGCCCTCGACACGGTCGAGAACGGCGGCGAGCACGTAATGAACGACGTGTTCCGCGCCGGCGAGTACGTCGACGCAAGCGGCGTCACGAAAGGGAAAGGGACCCAGGGTCCCGTCAAGCGATGGGGCGTCCAGAAACGCAAGGGCAAACACGCCCGGCAGGGCTGGCGTCGCCGCATCGGCAACCTCGGCCCCTGGAACCCGAGCCGCGTCCGCTCTACGGTCCCCCAACAGGGTCAGACCGGTTACCACCAGCGGACGGAATTGAACAAGCGCCTCGTCGACATCGGCGACGGCGCCGACGCGACGGTCGACGGCGGCTTCGTCAACTACGGCGAAGTCGACGGGCCGCACGCGCTGATCAAGGGCTCGCTGCCCGGGCCGGAAAAGCGCCTCGTGCGCTTCCGCCCGGCGATCCGACCCGGAGGACAGCCGCGCCTCGACCCAGAGGTGCGCTACGTCTCCACCGCATCCAACCAGGGATAA